The DNA sequence TGAGGTCGGCGGCATAGTCGTGCGCGACGCCTTCCGCGGGCCCCTTCGGGGTCACCCCCGAGGGGGCCCGTTCATGTGCGGCTGCCCGGAGCGCGAGGCCGCTCCCTGGGCCCGTATGCGTTCGCTGCTGTCCTGAACTCCGGCGCACCGATGAGCGGTTGGTCCCCCGAGGACCAGTCACCCTCTGGTCGGTCCTTCACTTCGTAAGCGAAACGGCCCCGAACGTCCGCGACATGGACCGGACGCGGTGGCCCGTATCTCCGATTTCCCGAGGGCACGGCGCGGCCGGTTCCGCGGTGTATTGCGCTCGGGCACCCCCCGCAAAAGGAGACGCAACACATGTTCAACGGAAAGAAGATCGCGGCTGTCACCGGGCTCCTCGGTGGCCTTGCCATGACCTGTCTCGGCGCCGGCCAGGCTCACGCGGCGGGCCCGGGCGTCTGCTCGCTCGACCCCCAGGGCAACATCATCTGCACCCAGCAGGTCCAGGGGCAGACCCCCGAGGGTGACGGGTTCATCGTCCGCCGCTCGGTGAACTGCCAGCCCACCCAGCCCTTGACCCTGCCCACTCCCGGCCTTCTGTCCAACGGGCAGACGCGGATCGGCCCCCACATCACCTGCGCCGAAATGGCGCCCGTGCCGGCCTCCGACACCAATGACGCGAGCGACGCCAGCCCGCTGCTTTCCCGCATCCTGGGCTGAGCTTCAACCGGCGGATGGCCGGACCGGGTCAACCCGGTCCGGCCATCCGCCGTTTCGTATGCCGACACGACACAAGGAAGGGCTAAAGGTCCCAAATTGCTACGGTTCGTTTGTATATGCTCACATTAAGTAGTCAAACCAGGGCTTCGTGCCCGGGAAGAAAGGGTCAAACTATGCGCAGGTTTCAGCGCGTTGCGGTCGTAGCCGCAGCGGTCGCAGGACTGTCCGCCTTCGGTGCCGCCGGCAGTGCCTTCGCTCACGAGGGCGACGGCTTTGACGGTCAGATCGTCTCCGCTGTGTCCACGTCGACGGCCAACGCCGTTGCCACGTGGGGTGCTCCGGCCGACAAGGCGCAGGCTGCCCCGCACGCCGCTCCGGAGGCTGCTCCGCAGGTCGCTCCGGAGGCCGCTCCCAAGGCCGCCGCGCCGGAGTACGGCTACGGCGAGTACTCCGCTCCGTACGCCGCTCAGTAAGGAAGTCCCGAGGGTCCGGTGCGCGAGTTTCAGGGCACTGCGAATGTCGTCGTGACCACCGCGGGGCGGGCGGCTCCCAACTGCGAGCCGCAGACGGCCCCTTAGGGCATCGCCTCGGAGCGTCGCGACGGGCGCATCGAAATCCGTCGGAACACCGTTATGCATATCGCGCGATCCGAACCCCTTGCTCCTGGACCGGATCGAGCTGTTTTCGACGGTGTGCTGGACAACACCCTTAGCAAATGCAGCCCGGACGCGCGGCAGACCCATCAGGGTGCGCGTCCGGGCTGCAGCAGTTTCCGTATCCGACCTTCTCCTTGCAAAGGAACGCCGTACATGATCGGTCGACAGAAGATCGCAACCGTCTCGGGGATCCTCGGGGCTCTCGCCGTGATCTACAGCGGTGCCGCGCCGGCGTATGCCGACGACGACTCCAAGGGTGCCTGCACGCTCACCGCGCAGGGCGACATCGTCTGCGTCAAGAAGAGCGAGGTCGTCCGCGACGACAAGCGCAACGGCTATGTCGTCAAGCAGAAGCACGACTGCTCGACGACGGAGCGCCCGCGCTTCACGCTCCCCGAGGACCGCATGCTGGAGGGCGGGTCCAGCACGAGCGGGCCGGTCGTGGAATGCAACAACCGGGCGGAGCTGCCCAAGGGCGTCAAGATCCCCAAATTCGACTTCTGAGGCGCGCTGTACGAGGCGCGAGCACGCGATGCCGGACCGGGCATGAGCCCGGTCCGGCATTTCGTTCTTTCCGGGGCCGTGCCCGGCCGGGAAAAGACCGGTGCCCCGGCCTGGGGCCGGGGCACCGGGGGAGGTGTGCGGCGCTACGTCACTTGCCGCCGACGGTGTTGCTGCAGCCCATGGACGAGCCCAGGCCGGTCTCCTGCGTGCCGGGGTTGCCCTCGCCGTTCAGCAGGTTGCCGCCCAGGCCGTTCGCGATGCCGACCTGGCCGAGGATGTCCACGTTGGCGTCGTGCGACTTGCAGTTGCTGCTCTGCAGGACGCTGAAGCTCGAGCCCGTGCCCTTGTCCTTCTGGCCCCAGCCGCCTCCGTCGGCGTGGGCGACACCGGCGCCCAGGAGTCCGACGCTCCCGAGGGCGGCGACCAGAACGGCGGCCTTGTGGAGCTTGTGCATATTCATCTCCGGTGGAGTGGAGTGGGTGCGATCTCTGGGAGATCGACTTCGAACAGTTACGGAGGCTAATAGGAAATATTTCACAGAAATGAGCGGCACGCCGAACCAGGGAAAGTCTCACCATCTTGGCCGATGGATAATAAATTCATATTGCTGTAAGGGGTCGGGGGGAATTCGGGGAGAATTGGGGCGCCTATGCGTGACACGAAGAAGAGTCCCGGTACCGGGCCTGAGGCTCGGTACCGGGACCTGTTTCCCGCTTCGGTCGACTAGGCGACCGTCAGTGCCTGGATCAGAAGGCGCTGTTGTTGCAGCCCATCGACGAGCCCAGGTGCGTGTCCTGCGCGCCCGGGTCGCCCTCGCCGTTGAGCGCGCTGCCCAGCAGGCCGTTGAGCACGCCGACCTGGCCGAGGACGTCGACGTTCAGGTCGTGCGACTTGCAGTTGGAGCTCTGCAGGACGCTGAACTTGCCGCCGTCCTTGCCGCCGTGGCCGTCGGCGGTGGCCGTCCCGGCGCCCAGGAGTCCGACGGTGCCGATGGCAACGGCCACGACGGCAGCCTTGCGAAGCTTGTGCATGTCATCTCCGGTGGAGTGAGGTGGGTGCGATCTGTGCGAGATCGACTTCGTACAGTTACGGAAGATTAATACGAAGTATCCCGATATGTCCCGGAGGCACGCCGGGGCTCGTGATCTCGTGGCAGAAGCACCCGGAAGCCGCATCGCCAACCGTGGCGTGAAGTGAAAGTGCTGGTCACAGCGGCTCGTTGAGTTCCCCGAGCCGCGCGGCCTAGCGCGACTGGGCGTGCGCGAAGGAGTTCGCCTGGCTGTTGGCCTGGTCGCAGTCGACGCCGCGGGACTCGGCGGCGGCGAGGACGGCGACCGGGACGGCCGCGTTCAGCACGGACTGCGGGCTGCACTCCTGGTACGGGCGGAACAGGTTGGCCTGCTCCACCGGGCCGGCCGGCGCCGCGGCGGGCTGCTGGTTGACCTGCGGGCTGATCTTCGGGCTCAGTTGGGGGTTGACCTGCGGGCTGACTTCGGCGCCGCGCTGCGGAGCAGGGGCCGCCTGCCGGTGCGCGGTCGGCGAGTTGGAGGACTGCACGGTCGCCTGCGAGCGGGTCCACGAGGCGGCCTGGGTGTCCGGCTGTCCAACGGGTGCCGGAGCACCGCCGTACCCGAGGGGTACGTCGCCGGCGACGCTGGGCGCGACTCCGATGGCCGACAGACCACTGGCTGCTGCTACGACGAGCGCGACCTGATGAAGCTTGCGCATGGAACCCCGGCCCTTCATTGACCTGTGCTTGGAACGTATGGAAATGCGGCTGCGATGGACCACCGCTCTGACCCTGTGGGGGGAACGAGTCAAATGCCGGGCCGGTCACGTGAGTCGGGACGTGGTCACCCGTTTGCCAGAGGGTGTTATTCGTCGACAAGCCGCAGAGCCTTTTATCGGATCGATGGCAATGGAGTGACGGAAATTCCGATCCCGTGACCTGGCCGGAGAAAAGTCGTTGCCAGCTGAGAGAGGGCAGCGTCCTGGAATCAGAGAGAGGCAACGGGATCCGCTGCCTGCTCCGGCGTGAAGTCCACATGACAGCTCAGGCATTACCCCTGTAAGGGCGCAGTACGAATATCAGACTGAGCGCACGCATGACTGCACTGAATACAACGGATTTCCCTGTACAGGTAATGAAGGGCCGAGGGTTCCATGCGCAAGCTTCACAAGGCCGCGCTCGTCGTAGCAGCGGCCGGCGGTCTGACCGCCATCGGCGCCGGCGTCAGCGAGGCCGCCGACTATCCCGTCGGGTACAGCGGTGCTCCGGCGCCCGCTCCTGAGTATCAGGCGCCTCAGTACGCTCCGGCGCCTCCTCCCCAGTACGCGGCTCCCCAGTACGCTCCGGCGCCCGCTCCTCAGCACCAGGCACCTCAGTACGCCCCGGCGCCCGCCCCGCAGTACGCGGCGCCCCAGTACGCCCCCGCGCCGGCTCCGCAGTACGCGCCGCCCCAGCAGAGCGCTCCGCAGGCGACGGCGGTGACCAGGTCGACGGGCACCGCCCAGGTCACGCGTCCGCAGCCGGCACCCCACTACGCGCCCCCGGCGCCTGCCCCGGCCCCGCAGCAGCAGAGCGGTTACGCCTCCGCCTCGGCCACCTCGGGCGGATACGCGCAGGCCTCCGGCTCGCCGCAGTCCTCGGCGCCGGCCGCCGCGCAGCCGTCCGTTCCGCAGGTCGTGCCGCAGGTCACCCCGCAGACGGCGCCGCAGGTGATGCCGCAGGTCGCTCCGCAGGTCTCCGCACCGCAGGTCTTCAACCCGGAGCCCGCGCCGAAGGTCGCGCCGCAGGTGAACCCGCAGGTGAACCCTGAGGTGAACCCGCTCATCAACCCGCTGATCTCGCCGGCCAGCGCGCCGCAGGTGCCCGGGCTCGGCCTCGGCCAGGTCGCGGCGCCTCCGGTGGGCCAGCTGGGTCTGCCCCGGCTCGGCTGACAGCCGTTCCGTAAATCTCCACCGTTCCACAGCGTTTTGCTGCACCCCACTTCCGCTCGACCAACGGAGAAGAAATGCGCAAGCTTCAGAAGGTCGCCCTCATGGGCGCCGTCCTCGGCAGTGTCGGCTCCTTCGGTGTCGGCACTGCCGTCGCCCACGGTGAGGGGCGGGCTCACGACGTCGACATCACGCAGGGCATCGAGTGCCGCTCGCACGACATGAACATCGACGTCCTCGGCAGCCTCGGCCTCATCAACGGCGCGCTGGGCAACGCCCTCAACGGCGAAGGCTCCCCGGGCGCGCAGCCCAGCCACCTCGGCTCGGACATGGGCTGCAACAGCGGAGCGCTCAAGTAGACCGTACGAAGAGTTCGGTTCGACGCCCGCTCCATCACGGGGCGGGCGTTTGGACTACGAGCCGGAGAGACCGCATGAGACTGTCCTATGCCGACGAGATGCTGCTGTTCAACGGGTGTCCGGGCGTCATCGGCCTGGCGGTGGTCCTCTCCGGCGAGCAGCCCGACGTGGATCAGGTACGGGCCCGTGTCGCCGAGCGGTGGGCGGGCCTGGAGCGGATGAACTGCGTGCTCGACGGTCCGGAGGGCGTCGGCGCTGCGGCACGGCAGGGGCTGTTCGGCCGGCGCGGACGGATGCGGTGGGTCGTACCGGGGCCGTTCGATCCCGTCGCGCATGTCGCCGTGGCGCGGCACAAGTTGGACGACCTGTGGGCGGAGAGTGTGGACCGGCCGCTCGCCGGCGGGGTGCCGCCCTGGCGGCTCTTCGTCGTTCCGGACGCGACGCACGGCGGTGACTTCGCCCTGGCGCTCGTGGCCCAGCACGCGCTGCTGGACGGGCGTTCCCTGGCGACGCTGTTGCGCTCGTTGATGGACGGCCCCGTGACGGCGCGGGAGTCGGCCCGGTCGGTGCCCCTCGCGCGGACCGGGCTGCTGATGGCGGGCCGCGAGCTCAGGACGATGACGGCCGCGGGGCAGGCCCTGCCGATGCGGCCGCCGGGGCAGACGTGCTCCTCGGTCGCGGTGACGGAACTGCCCGCGCACACGGTCCGATCCGCACGCAGGCAGCCGGCCGACGGCCGAGGCGCGACGCTGAACGAGCTGCTGGTGGGCGCCGTGGCCGGGGCGCTGCGGGCGCAGTACGGTCCGGTGCGGCGGTGGCGGCAGCGGGACGAGCCCGTCTACACGGCCGTACCGTGTGACCTGCGCAGTCGGGCGAACACGGGGGAACTCGGGAACACCCTCACGGTGGTCCGGGTGCCGCTGCCCGTCGACGTGGACGGTCCCGTGGCGCGGCTGCGGGCGTGTCAGGCCGCGATGGCCACCGTCCCCGACCGGGCCGCCGTCCACGCGAACGTGCTGTTCCCCGCCGCAGAAGCGGTTCGGCGGACGGGCTCCTGGGTCACCAGGTTTCTGGCCGGCCGCGGCCGGCACTCCTGCTTCGCGGCGACCGCGACCACGGCCATGAAGTGGCCGGGCGGACCGAGCACCTTCCAGGGCCGCCGGCTGGTGCGCACGGTCGGGCTGCCGCCCCTGCAGTACCCGGGCACCGCCAGCCTGACCCTGGCCCAGGCGGGGGACGCGTTCACGCTCACCGTGGTGTGCAACCTGCGCCCGAACGACGCGGGACGGCTCGCGGAGTCGGTCGTCACGGAGTTCGAGACATGGGCCCGGACGGCGACGCCGTCAGTGCCCTGACGGCACCAGGAGATGGAGGCAGTTGCATGGAAGCGGAACACGGCGGCGTAGCGGAACACGGCGACGTATGGGAAGCGCTGCGCCCGCTGTGCGCGCGGGTGATGTCGGTGCCGCCGGAGGCGGTGGTCCCGCAGGCCCGGCTGGTCGCCGACCTGGGAGCCGACAGCCTGGACATCACCGAACTGGAGGCGGCGTCGGAGGAGTTGTTCGGGGTGTCCCTGCGGGGGACCGACAAGGCCGCGGTGTCCACCGTGGGGGATGTCGCCGACCTCATCGTGCGGATGCGTACCCCTGCCGCCCGCAACACCCTCGCCCGATGACCGGCCGACCCGCGGTCGCCGTCACCGGCCTGGGAGTCCGCTGCGGGGCCGGAGCGAGCCCGGCGGCGCTCTGGGAGAGCCTCGTACAGCACCGTTCGGCTACGCGGCTGCACGCGTTCGACGACGAGGGCGCAGTCCGCTACCCCGCCTGCCCGATGACCGACTTCGACCCCACCGGCTACCTCGCGCCCAAGGAGGTGCGGCGGGCGGACCGGTCGGTGCAGCTGGCCGTGTGCGCGGCCGTGGACGCCGTCGAGGACGCCGGGGGGCTGCATGTCGGTCCCGGGCGGCGGGCGGTGGTCACCGGTACCGGGTACGGCGGGGTGATCAGCCAGGAGAACGGCATCGGGCATCCCGACGTGCTCTACGCGCCCCGGCTGATGAACAACGCGGGCGCGTACTGGGTCAGTGCCCGCCTCCGTATCACCGGGCCCAGCCTGACGATCTCCACGGCCTGTGCCTCGGGCACGCATGCGGTGGGTGAGGCGATGCAGATGATCCGGGCGGGGTGCGCGGACGTGGTGGTGGCAGGGGGCCATGACAGCCCGCTGACGCCCACGACCGCGCTGGCCTTCGGGCGGGCCGGTGCCATGGTCACCGAGTGCGACGATCCCGCTTCCGCGTCACGGCCGTTCGACATCGGGCGACGCGGTTTCGTCCTCGCGGAGGGGGCGGCGTTCCTGGTGCTGGAGCGGCTGGACCTCGCCCGCGCGCGGGGCGCCCGGATCTACGCCACGCTGACCGGATACGGACGTACCTCCGACGCCCACCACCTCACGGCACCGCATCCCGACGGTGCGGGGGCGCGGGCGTGCATGGAGCAGGCGCTCGCCGACGCCGGTACGACGGCCGACGCCGTCACCCACGTCAACGCGCACGGCACCGGTACCGAGCTGAACGACCTCGCGGAGGCGCAGGCCATCGCCGCCATGTTCGGTCCCCGTGCGGTGCCCGTCACCGCGCCCAAGGCCGTGACCGGGCACGGGCTCGGGCTGGCGGGAGCGCTGGAGGCCGTGATCACGGCAGTGTCCGTGCGGGAAGGGCTCGCGCCTCCGACCGCCCATCTGACGCGGCTGGATCCCCGGTGCGAACTGGACGTGGTCACCGGTGAGCCGCGCAAGATCCTGGACGGGCCGGTGCTCAGCAACAGCTTCGCCTTCGGCGGTCACAACGCCTGCGTCGTGTTCGACTCACCCCGCGGTTGATCACGAGAGCACGAGAGGTTGTGGAGCATGCGGCTGACCGCCGTCGAGGAAGGGCACCTGCGCAACGGGATGCCGGGGACGATCGGTATCGCCGCGGTGTTTCCCGGTGAGCCGTTCGACCTGGCGCAGGTGCGGTCCCGGGTCCGCGACCGGTGGGGCGGGCTGGACCGGATGAGCCTGGTGCTCGGGCGTCCCGGCGGGCCGGCCGCGCTGTCGGGCCACCGGTGGCGGACGGCCCGGCCGTTCGATCCCGGGGTGCACGTCAGCGCCACCGAGCAGGACCTGAGGTCCCTGCTCACCGACGGTGTCAGCGATCTGCTGCCGCCCGAACGGCCCCTGTGGCGGCTGCTGGTCACGCGGCAGGGCATCGTGCTGCTCGCCCATCACGCGCTGCTGGACGGCAGATCCCTGGAGACGCTGTTCCGGCTGCTGATGGACGACGCCGTCACCCCACGGGCCGGCGTCGCGGCCGGGGCGGACCCCGCCGCGGTCGTACGACAGCGGTCGCGCGTCGGAGCCGCCACGGTGTACCGGGAGCTGCGGCGCATCGGGTTCCCCGGCCAGCCCCTGCCCGCGGTGCCCGACCTGCGGCCCTCGGTGGCCGTGGTCGAGCTCGACCCGCAGGTGATGCGGGCCGCCCGACGCCAGCCGGCCGGCGGGCGCGGGGCGACCCTCAACGAGCTGCTGCTGAGCGCGTACGCCGGTGCCCTCCACGCCTGCTACGGGCCCCTGCGGACCTGGCCGAAGGCACCGACCCCGCTCTACGCCACCGTGCCGGTCGACCTGCGGACCCGCCAGAACGCGGGCCAACTCGGCAACGGAGTCACCGCACTACGTATGCCGCTGCCCGTCGACGTCGAGTCCCCGGTGGCGCGGCTGCAGGCGTGCCAGGACGAGGTCGCGGGGTTCGACCGCCGCTGCGAC is a window from the Streptomyces sp. NBC_00299 genome containing:
- a CDS encoding wax ester/triacylglycerol synthase domain-containing protein, producing the protein MRLTAVEEGHLRNGMPGTIGIAAVFPGEPFDLAQVRSRVRDRWGGLDRMSLVLGRPGGPAALSGHRWRTARPFDPGVHVSATEQDLRSLLTDGVSDLLPPERPLWRLLVTRQGIVLLAHHALLDGRSLETLFRLLMDDAVTPRAGVAAGADPAAVVRQRSRVGAATVYRELRRIGFPGQPLPAVPDLRPSVAVVELDPQVMRAARRQPAGGRGATLNELLLSAYAGALHACYGPLRTWPKAPTPLYATVPVDLRTRQNAGQLGNGVTALRMPLPVDVESPVARLQACQDEVAGFDRRCDAHRAFLPALKGAARTVPWLAGVMAERLARPELTTSLCTAFKWRDNPSRLHGRPLARIVPLPQLSPPGTANLCLVHTADAYTLTVVSHLRAGDAEMIGDAVAQELKAVAASAAWVS
- a CDS encoding WS/DGAT domain-containing protein, translating into MRLSYADEMLLFNGCPGVIGLAVVLSGEQPDVDQVRARVAERWAGLERMNCVLDGPEGVGAAARQGLFGRRGRMRWVVPGPFDPVAHVAVARHKLDDLWAESVDRPLAGGVPPWRLFVVPDATHGGDFALALVAQHALLDGRSLATLLRSLMDGPVTARESARSVPLARTGLLMAGRELRTMTAAGQALPMRPPGQTCSSVAVTELPAHTVRSARRQPADGRGATLNELLVGAVAGALRAQYGPVRRWRQRDEPVYTAVPCDLRSRANTGELGNTLTVVRVPLPVDVDGPVARLRACQAAMATVPDRAAVHANVLFPAAEAVRRTGSWVTRFLAGRGRHSCFAATATTAMKWPGGPSTFQGRRLVRTVGLPPLQYPGTASLTLAQAGDAFTLTVVCNLRPNDAGRLAESVVTEFETWARTATPSVP
- a CDS encoding beta-ketoacyl-[acyl-carrier-protein] synthase family protein, with protein sequence MTGRPAVAVTGLGVRCGAGASPAALWESLVQHRSATRLHAFDDEGAVRYPACPMTDFDPTGYLAPKEVRRADRSVQLAVCAAVDAVEDAGGLHVGPGRRAVVTGTGYGGVISQENGIGHPDVLYAPRLMNNAGAYWVSARLRITGPSLTISTACASGTHAVGEAMQMIRAGCADVVVAGGHDSPLTPTTALAFGRAGAMVTECDDPASASRPFDIGRRGFVLAEGAAFLVLERLDLARARGARIYATLTGYGRTSDAHHLTAPHPDGAGARACMEQALADAGTTADAVTHVNAHGTGTELNDLAEAQAIAAMFGPRAVPVTAPKAVTGHGLGLAGALEAVITAVSVREGLAPPTAHLTRLDPRCELDVVTGEPRKILDGPVLSNSFAFGGHNACVVFDSPRG
- a CDS encoding acyl carrier protein, with product MEAEHGGVAEHGDVWEALRPLCARVMSVPPEAVVPQARLVADLGADSLDITELEAASEELFGVSLRGTDKAAVSTVGDVADLIVRMRTPAARNTLAR